A DNA window from Streptomyces sp. CA-278952 contains the following coding sequences:
- a CDS encoding DUF58 domain-containing protein: MAAGEPGAVEDGDRKGGLRAALGGLTTRGRSFLAAGLAAAVCAYVLGQGDLLRVGLLLAVLPLVCVTVLYRTRYRVTGTRRLSPSRVPAGAEARVHLRMENVSRLPTGLLMLQDRVPYVLGPRPRFVLDRVEAGGRREVSYRVRSDLRGRYPLGPLQLRLSDPFGMCELTRSFSAYDTLVVIPRTVPLPVLRLAGEASGYGDGRQRSLALAGEDDIIPRGYRHGDDLRRVHWRSTARYGELMVRREEQPQRARCTVLLDTRGIGYQGAGPDSAFEWAVSGAASALVHMLERGFAVRLLTDDGNAVPGEGSGGFAGSTQESADSAGLMLDTLAVVGHSDGGGLSRAHDVLRGGNEGLLIAFFGDLDEEQAAVAARMRQRAGAGVAFVLDSAAWAGDEDGAGRAEERLRRLRESGWTAVPVEPGAELPALWQLAGGMRTDSPSATSGGATGFTGRWS; encoded by the coding sequence ATGGCGGCCGGCGAGCCCGGCGCCGTGGAGGACGGCGACAGGAAGGGCGGCCTCCGGGCGGCCCTGGGCGGACTGACCACCCGGGGACGCTCGTTCCTGGCCGCCGGTCTCGCCGCCGCCGTCTGCGCGTACGTCCTGGGCCAGGGCGATCTGCTGCGGGTCGGACTGCTGCTGGCCGTGCTGCCCCTGGTCTGCGTGACCGTGCTCTACCGCACCCGCTACCGGGTGACGGGCACCCGGCGGCTCTCACCGTCGCGCGTGCCCGCGGGCGCGGAGGCCCGGGTGCACCTGCGGATGGAGAACGTCTCCCGGCTGCCCACCGGACTGCTGATGCTCCAGGACCGTGTTCCGTACGTCCTCGGCCCGCGCCCCCGCTTCGTCCTGGACCGGGTGGAGGCGGGCGGCCGGCGTGAGGTGTCCTACCGGGTCCGCTCCGACCTGCGCGGACGCTATCCGCTGGGCCCGTTGCAGCTGCGGCTCAGCGACCCGTTCGGGATGTGCGAGCTGACCCGCTCCTTCAGCGCGTACGACACCCTCGTCGTCATCCCGCGCACGGTGCCGCTGCCCGTACTGCGGCTGGCGGGCGAGGCCTCCGGATACGGCGACGGTCGGCAGCGGTCCCTCGCGCTGGCCGGTGAGGACGACATCATTCCGCGCGGCTACCGGCACGGCGACGACCTGCGCCGGGTCCACTGGCGCTCCACCGCCCGCTACGGCGAGCTGATGGTGCGACGTGAGGAGCAACCGCAGCGGGCCAGGTGCACGGTCCTGCTGGACACCCGGGGGATCGGCTACCAGGGCGCCGGGCCCGACTCGGCCTTCGAATGGGCGGTCTCCGGGGCGGCCTCGGCGCTCGTGCACATGCTGGAGCGCGGCTTCGCCGTACGGCTGCTCACGGACGACGGGAACGCGGTGCCCGGCGAGGGGTCGGGCGGTTTCGCGGGCTCGACCCAGGAGTCCGCGGACTCGGCGGGCCTGATGCTCGACACGCTCGCGGTGGTCGGCCATTCCGACGGCGGGGGCCTCTCGCGCGCCCATGACGTGCTGCGCGGCGGCAACGAGGGACTGCTCATCGCCTTCTTCGGCGATCTGGACGAGGAACAGGCCGCGGTCGCGGCCCGGATGCGGCAGCGGGCCGGGGCGGGGGTCGCCTTCGTCCTCGACAGCGCCGCCTGGGCCGGCGACGAGGACGGCGCGGGGCGGGCCGAGGAGCGGCTGCGGCGGCTTCGCGAGTCGGGCTGGACGGCGGTGCCCGTGGAGCCGGGGGCCGAACTGCCCGCGCTGTGGCAGCTGGCGGGCGGGATGCGCACGGATTCGCCGTCGGCCACGAGCGGCGGCGCGACAGGTTTCACGGGGAGGTGGTCATGA